One segment of Paenibacillus rhizovicinus DNA contains the following:
- a CDS encoding hydroxypyruvate isomerase family protein has protein sequence MIFSPSLDAVFSKTGLPFEQQVERSRELGYTSIEFWGWGSKDLQGLAALKERLGLQVGSFCTTNSDLVNPSNRGKFIEGLQESIAAAKIVDCRNLIATVGNAREGVSREEQHDSIVEGLRAAVPYLEEAGITLVVEPLNELVDHGGYYLVRSAEAFEIIDKVGSKFVKVLYDVYHQQISEGNLISTIRANIDRIGYFHIADHPGRHEIGTGEINYHNVLDAIRGTGYTGYVGLEYVPLQGVDEGLTAFLKEYA, from the coding sequence CGTTCACGGGAACTCGGCTATACGTCGATCGAATTTTGGGGCTGGGGCAGCAAGGATCTGCAAGGGCTTGCGGCGTTGAAGGAACGGCTCGGGCTGCAAGTCGGCTCGTTCTGCACGACCAACAGCGATTTGGTGAATCCAAGCAATCGCGGCAAATTCATTGAAGGCCTTCAGGAAAGCATCGCCGCGGCGAAGATCGTAGACTGCCGGAATTTGATCGCGACGGTCGGCAATGCGCGCGAAGGCGTATCGCGCGAGGAACAGCATGACAGCATCGTCGAAGGCTTGCGCGCGGCGGTACCGTACTTGGAGGAAGCGGGGATTACGCTAGTCGTGGAACCGTTGAACGAGCTTGTCGACCACGGCGGCTATTACCTGGTTCGTTCCGCCGAAGCGTTCGAAATCATCGATAAAGTCGGCAGCAAGTTCGTCAAAGTGCTCTACGACGTTTACCATCAGCAAATTTCCGAAGGGAATTTGATTTCGACCATTCGGGCGAACATCGACCGGATCGGTTATTTTCATATCGCCGATCATCCTGGCCGTCATGAGATCGGTACGGGCGAGATCAATTACCATAACGTGCTGGACGCCATTCGCGGCACCGGTTATACGGGCTACGTCGGACTGGAATACGTTCCGCTGCAAGGCGTGGACGAAGGCTTGACGGCGTTTTTGAAGGAATACGCATAA
- a CDS encoding YhcN/YlaJ family sporulation lipoprotein has translation MQQRKWAVLAAGAMLTTMLAGCMEKHGELGNRNIRGNSVKYDMNGNRILNTRFANDQMNEMNRVDGYRLNSNNLVGLHKNYHLEMSEGMSDRVSNVKGVGKAYVMLSGDNAYVAITRNNAGHGTNAMSLNSPTTIGRSQQAYMRPYNMKTSNAHAFTNTKRSRASSIATPNMHLRSTGTGSGIIRAKSMNGNAMNRNAHTMNAKSYGYSSSSFHNVSNGIRNMSISMSAQKLMNEKNINGLTARHPNGMTNLSRNTGRGLTNLSRDISTGRTNMSGDMMNTRTSNVGRDIYRGTSNAATDLGRGTGNVVTDIARGTGNVGRDIYRGTSNVGTDLARGTGNVVTDITRGTGNVGRDMYRGTSNAGTDLARGTGNVVTDVARGTGNAVTDVARGTGNAVTDVARGTGNVVTDIARGTADVGRDIGRGMRDLSEGTADLFRGTTGLSRDVNRGTNNVARDMYGSGMTNLSRNTTDLSRTVTPYAVHRTADSEVSAAQQAEITSLIQKMSPQIKNVYVSADPEYVERMASYMADVKKGNSIQMYITEFNAMVDRIFPARVRR, from the coding sequence ATGCAGCAGCGGAAGTGGGCAGTGCTTGCAGCCGGAGCCATGTTAACGACCATGCTGGCTGGCTGTATGGAGAAACACGGTGAGCTGGGCAATCGTAACATTCGAGGCAACAGCGTGAAGTACGACATGAACGGCAACCGGATTTTGAATACCCGGTTTGCCAATGATCAAATGAACGAAATGAACCGCGTGGACGGGTATCGTTTGAACAGCAATAATTTAGTTGGCCTTCATAAGAACTACCATTTGGAAATGAGCGAAGGGATGTCCGATCGCGTCTCCAACGTGAAAGGCGTTGGCAAAGCATACGTGATGCTGTCCGGCGACAACGCATACGTAGCGATAACGCGTAACAATGCCGGTCATGGCACCAATGCGATGAGTCTGAATTCGCCGACGACGATCGGCCGCTCGCAGCAGGCTTATATGCGTCCGTACAATATGAAGACGAGCAATGCGCACGCATTTACCAACACTAAACGTTCCCGTGCAAGCTCCATCGCGACGCCAAACATGCATCTTCGCAGCACGGGCACGGGATCGGGCATTATACGAGCCAAGTCGATGAACGGAAATGCAATGAACAGGAATGCCCATACGATGAACGCGAAGTCGTACGGCTACAGCAGCAGCTCGTTCCATAACGTTTCGAACGGCATACGGAACATGTCGATCAGCATGTCGGCCCAGAAGCTGATGAACGAGAAGAATATTAACGGCTTGACGGCTCGTCATCCGAACGGCATGACGAACTTGTCCCGGAACACCGGCCGCGGTTTGACGAATCTGTCGAGAGACATTTCGACGGGCAGAACGAATATGTCCGGCGATATGATGAACACGCGGACATCGAACGTAGGCCGGGATATTTATCGCGGCACATCGAACGCGGCTACTGATCTTGGCCGTGGCACCGGGAATGTAGTAACGGACATTGCGCGTGGTACGGGCAATGTGGGCCGAGACATTTATCGCGGCACATCGAACGTAGGCACGGACCTTGCCCGCGGTACCGGGAATGTCGTAACGGACATTACGCGTGGCACGGGCAACGTGGGCCGGGACATGTACCGCGGCACATCGAACGCGGGCACCGACCTTGCTCGCGGTACCGGCAATGTAGTGACTGACGTCGCCCGCGGTACCGGCAATGCAGTGACCGACGTCGCTCGCGGCACCGGCAATGCAGTGACCGATGTCGCCCGCGGCACCGGCAATGTAGTGACCGACATCGCTCGCGGCACGGCGGATGTAGGGCGTGACATCGGACGCGGCATGCGGGACCTGTCCGAAGGAACGGCCGATCTGTTCCGCGGTACGACGGGTTTATCCCGTGACGTAAACAGAGGAACGAATAACGTTGCCCGCGACATGTATGGCAGCGGCATGACGAATCTCTCCAGAAACACGACGGATCTGTCGAGAACCGTAACGCCGTATGCCGTTCACCGGACTGCCGACAGCGAGGTATCGGCGGCGCAGCAAGCGGAGATCACGAGCCTTATCCAAAAGATGTCCCCGCAAATCAAAAACGTCTACGTATCGGCTGACCCCGAGTATGTGGAACGCATGGCTTCTTATATGGCCGACGTCAAAAAAGGAAATTCGATTCAGATGTACATTACGGAGTTCAACGCCATGGTCGACCGGATCTTCCCGGCTCGCGTCCGCAGGTAA
- a CDS encoding helix-turn-helix transcriptional regulator, with the protein MCDCDFIRSIGNLSGQRKKGFPISNVIHVPFPEHAANLYFHPPYITLAHLFHAPPHWGLTSRQLASYQFQYVVEGAAEYEIEGRKIETRRGDLIYHSPSQAHEVRTFPDEKYICISILFDFGDIPYPVEHMLGQDRYLGNFAGHAIEKMLTRLITHYHQPGAAHHAICQGLLMQIIGEISGWKREQENKTQGQQKIKTKMVLVRNYIADRFDRDIKHQELEELSGLSRNYIILKFRKAFGMTPFEYLTRVRIERAKELGIQTNMSISEIANRVGYADVHTFGRMFKQNMGTSFSQFCSSMVTD; encoded by the coding sequence TTGTGCGATTGTGATTTTATCCGATCAATCGGCAATTTAAGCGGTCAACGAAAGAAGGGATTTCCGATTTCGAACGTCATCCACGTTCCGTTCCCGGAACATGCGGCTAACCTGTATTTTCATCCGCCCTATATTACGCTCGCGCATTTGTTTCACGCTCCGCCGCATTGGGGCTTAACGAGCCGCCAGCTAGCCAGCTATCAATTCCAATACGTCGTGGAAGGAGCAGCCGAATACGAAATCGAGGGCCGGAAGATCGAGACGCGGCGCGGGGATTTGATCTACCATTCCCCTTCGCAGGCACACGAGGTACGAACGTTTCCGGACGAGAAATACATTTGCATTTCCATTCTGTTCGACTTTGGCGATATCCCTTATCCCGTGGAGCATATGCTGGGACAGGACCGTTATTTGGGCAATTTCGCCGGCCATGCCATCGAGAAAATGCTAACCCGGCTGATCACGCATTATCACCAGCCCGGCGCAGCGCATCATGCCATATGCCAAGGACTGCTTATGCAGATCATCGGCGAAATTTCGGGCTGGAAACGGGAACAGGAAAATAAGACGCAAGGCCAGCAAAAAATCAAAACGAAAATGGTGCTGGTCCGCAACTACATTGCCGATCGTTTCGACCGCGATATCAAACATCAGGAGCTCGAGGAGCTTTCAGGTCTCAGCCGCAACTACATTATCTTGAAATTTCGCAAAGCGTTCGGCATGACGCCCTTCGAATATTTGACGCGGGTACGGATCGAACGGGCCAAGGAGCTTGGCATTCAGACGAATATGTCCATCAGCGAAATCGCCAACCGGGTCGGATATGCGGATGTGCATACGTTCGGGCGCATGTTCAAACAGAATATGGGCACGAGCTTCAGCCAATTCTGTTCTTCGATGGTGACGGATTAA
- a CDS encoding phytanoyl-CoA dioxygenase family protein, giving the protein MGLANVIIPVVDARVQDAISDEQAQFFLDNGFLVIRNVVVGEELRLVQDEMQKLYDKGVAGNDGDPDYMYGIGVKSGQQILRRIEYVIDKSDPMKALLAHPFILRSVEKLQGRNLIPTWDSMVLKAPDEGVIVPWHRDAAVPAGCTDTRPIFNVDFYLDEADLKTCLWVIPGSNKWTKAESDARCAQPGFTTEDAIPVPMQPGDVIFHNIEVLHGSPEGDGNPLRRTVYYEFRPGEIEAEFGPHTLEYLANKQHVLLDCIERRKAAAYSQDETPYAYKPTGAFAISSPKQPEQYRYAHEFYWRR; this is encoded by the coding sequence ATGGGGCTGGCCAATGTGATTATTCCGGTTGTAGATGCTAGAGTGCAGGATGCGATTTCAGACGAACAAGCGCAGTTTTTCTTGGATAACGGTTTTCTGGTCATTCGGAATGTCGTCGTAGGGGAAGAACTGAGACTCGTGCAGGACGAAATGCAGAAGCTTTATGACAAGGGCGTTGCCGGGAACGACGGCGATCCGGATTACATGTATGGCATCGGTGTGAAATCAGGCCAACAAATTTTACGGCGTATTGAGTACGTCATTGATAAAAGCGATCCGATGAAGGCTCTGCTCGCTCATCCGTTCATTCTTCGTTCCGTCGAGAAGCTGCAGGGGCGCAACTTGATACCGACTTGGGATTCGATGGTACTGAAGGCGCCGGATGAGGGCGTTATCGTGCCTTGGCACCGCGACGCAGCCGTTCCGGCCGGCTGTACCGATACCCGGCCGATCTTCAACGTGGACTTCTACTTGGACGAGGCGGATTTGAAGACCTGCCTTTGGGTCATTCCGGGCAGCAACAAGTGGACGAAGGCAGAGTCCGATGCGCGCTGCGCGCAGCCCGGTTTTACGACGGAGGACGCCATCCCGGTGCCGATGCAGCCGGGCGACGTGATCTTCCACAACATCGAGGTGCTGCACGGCTCGCCGGAAGGGGACGGCAATCCGCTGCGGCGAACCGTCTATTACGAATTCCGCCCAGGGGAAATCGAAGCGGAGTTCGGGCCGCATACGCTGGAATATCTCGCGAACAAGCAGCACGTGCTGCTGGACTGCATCGAACGCCGCAAAGCGGCAGCTTACTCGCAGGACGAAACGCCGTATGCCTACAAGCCGACCGGTGCCTTCGCGATCAGCTCGCCGAAGCAGCCGGAGCAATACCGGTATGCGCATGAATTTTATTGGCGGAGATAG
- a CDS encoding helix-turn-helix domain-containing protein, with translation MGSDQKSKFLLTHREREVFELLVQDKTTRDIAQQLFISEKTVRNHISNVMQKLNVKGRSQAVVELIKLGELKI, from the coding sequence ATGGGTAGCGACCAGAAGAGCAAGTTCTTACTAACTCATCGTGAACGCGAGGTTTTCGAGCTGCTAGTACAGGATAAAACGACTAGAGATATCGCTCAGCAGCTGTTCATCAGCGAGAAAACCGTCCGGAACCACATTTCCAACGTCATGCAAAAATTGAACGTTAAAGGTCGTTCACAAGCGGTTGTCGAGCTAATTAAGCTTGGGGAATTAAAAATTTGA
- a CDS encoding aspartyl protease family protein, producing the protein MKIDLQHGLPIVSLTLTHNNQSIILLNVLFDTGCAATVFDTDVLAQIGIYIDFINGRAKRKYGVGGTSEICYEQIIPELQIEHFALKTLPVQLGSIQETYGFDGILGIDFMINSKCKVDFELMKITFFNYNERFPLSGSRLFFAIYKKLLHPLTQQ; encoded by the coding sequence ATGAAGATAGATCTCCAGCATGGATTGCCGATTGTATCTTTGACCCTAACTCACAACAACCAATCTATTATTTTACTGAACGTCCTATTCGATACTGGCTGTGCCGCAACGGTATTTGATACCGATGTGCTTGCTCAGATTGGCATTTACATCGATTTTATCAATGGCAGAGCTAAGCGAAAGTATGGAGTAGGAGGAACAAGCGAAATTTGTTATGAACAGATAATCCCTGAACTTCAGATTGAACATTTTGCATTAAAAACTCTTCCCGTCCAACTCGGATCTATACAAGAGACTTATGGCTTTGACGGCATACTTGGAATTGATTTTATGATAAACAGCAAGTGCAAAGTCGATTTCGAATTGATGAAAATTACGTTTTTTAACTACAACGAGCGATTCCCTTTATCGGGCAGTCGCTTGTTTTTTGCAATCTATAAGAAACTCCTTCATCCTCTTACTCAGCAATAA
- a CDS encoding TetR/AcrR family transcriptional regulator yields the protein MQQRNERKDAARHREIILDTASQLFHQHGIESVSMHQIAKSAGVGQGTLYRRYSSKAELCMELLAESFGRFMNSIEQYFEEAEAAGASVREKLEGFISRAIAYIAKEIEWFSAITPAAVCAEDRMDLYKSEPFVYVVGKLKGLFDEAVRNGEARCPDTDFAAFMAATSFDVDVFFYLTKDRGLSVEQIQQKFVSHYLCMFLK from the coding sequence ATGCAGCAGCGCAACGAACGCAAGGACGCCGCCAGGCACCGCGAAATTATCCTCGATACCGCTTCTCAGTTGTTTCATCAGCATGGCATCGAAAGCGTCAGCATGCACCAAATCGCCAAGTCCGCCGGGGTCGGCCAAGGTACCTTGTACAGAAGGTATTCGTCGAAGGCCGAGCTTTGCATGGAATTGCTGGCTGAAAGCTTCGGGCGTTTCATGAACAGCATCGAACAGTATTTCGAGGAGGCGGAAGCCGCAGGCGCTTCCGTCCGCGAGAAGCTGGAAGGGTTTATCTCTCGCGCAATCGCCTATATCGCGAAGGAAATCGAATGGTTCAGCGCCATCACCCCTGCAGCGGTATGCGCGGAGGACAGAATGGATCTCTATAAATCGGAACCTTTCGTGTACGTCGTCGGCAAACTGAAAGGTTTGTTCGACGAAGCGGTCCGAAACGGCGAAGCACGGTGTCCGGATACCGATTTCGCGGCGTTTATGGCTGCCACTTCCTTCGATGTCGACGTCTTCTTCTACTTAACGAAGGATCGCGGACTATCCGTCGAGCAAATCCAGCAGAAGTTTGTCAGCCATTACCTGTGTATGTTCTTGAAGTAG
- a CDS encoding DHA2 family efflux MFS transporter permease subunit, producing the protein MSAQASSAANIEEPFSIKKILAPLAAIIIGIFMVVLDGTAVNVAIPGLMKEFGSTFQVVGWTVTGYALAQAAAIPLSGWLSDRFGAKQVFLISVFLFTVGSLLCALSTSVEMLITFRILQGLGGGMVLPIAMAFTYRLSPPDKVGQVMGMMGIPILLAPALGPVLAGWLIESVSWKWLFLINIPIGVVGILLGIRTLPRIERKAVAALDRLGFILAPLAFAGLSYGVSEGANGWTSAKTITGIAVGAIALILFVAAELRHKEPLLELRVFRSSDFTRGIIVQWISQIALFGTMFLVPVFLQNAHGKGPLDTGLIMLPQAIAAGVFMPIGGKLYDKIGARPLVFIGMLLVTVAAFILSKVDADSSMLMIMGPLTLLGAGMGLSMMPLNTHLMQSAPRELVGRVTSLTNAAQQVMTSFAVAGLSTILAKRVTAHVAEGKEQLDAYATGFGDTFLILTFIAVFGAVLGLMLRRPAKVEGAENAQPEMMMHMG; encoded by the coding sequence ATGTCGGCACAAGCTTCATCTGCAGCGAACATCGAGGAGCCGTTTTCGATTAAGAAAATTTTGGCCCCGCTTGCAGCTATTATTATCGGTATTTTCATGGTCGTTCTTGACGGAACGGCAGTCAACGTCGCGATTCCGGGCTTAATGAAGGAATTCGGCTCCACGTTCCAAGTCGTAGGCTGGACGGTAACGGGATACGCGCTCGCGCAAGCGGCGGCAATTCCGCTTTCGGGCTGGTTATCCGACCGGTTCGGCGCGAAACAGGTATTCTTGATTTCCGTTTTCCTATTCACGGTAGGTTCGCTGCTTTGCGCGCTTTCCACAAGCGTGGAAATGCTCATTACGTTCCGGATCCTGCAAGGTCTTGGCGGAGGCATGGTGCTTCCGATCGCAATGGCCTTTACGTATCGCTTGAGCCCGCCCGATAAGGTCGGTCAAGTCATGGGCATGATGGGGATTCCGATTCTGCTTGCTCCTGCGCTCGGCCCCGTCCTTGCAGGCTGGCTGATCGAATCCGTCAGCTGGAAATGGCTGTTCCTGATTAATATTCCGATCGGCGTTGTCGGCATCCTGCTCGGTATTCGCACGCTGCCGCGCATTGAGCGCAAAGCGGTCGCCGCGCTCGATCGTCTTGGATTTATTTTGGCCCCGCTCGCGTTCGCAGGCTTGTCCTACGGCGTCAGCGAAGGCGCTAACGGCTGGACTTCCGCCAAAACGATCACGGGTATCGCAGTCGGCGCAATTGCACTGATTCTGTTCGTGGCCGCAGAATTGCGTCACAAAGAACCGCTGCTGGAGCTTCGCGTTTTCCGTTCTTCGGATTTCACGCGCGGCATCATCGTACAGTGGATTTCCCAAATCGCTTTGTTCGGCACGATGTTCCTCGTACCGGTGTTCCTTCAGAACGCACATGGCAAAGGCCCGCTCGACACAGGTTTGATCATGCTTCCGCAAGCGATCGCGGCAGGCGTATTCATGCCGATCGGCGGCAAGCTGTATGATAAAATCGGCGCAAGACCGCTCGTCTTCATCGGCATGCTGCTCGTCACGGTGGCAGCGTTCATCCTGTCCAAAGTCGATGCGGATTCCAGCATGCTCATGATCATGGGCCCGCTGACGCTGCTCGGCGCAGGCATGGGGCTTTCCATGATGCCGCTCAACACGCATCTGATGCAGTCGGCTCCGCGCGAGCTTGTCGGACGCGTAACGTCCTTGACCAATGCGGCGCAGCAAGTCATGACGTCGTTCGCGGTCGCAGGATTGTCCACGATTCTGGCGAAACGCGTCACGGCGCATGTGGCAGAAGGCAAGGAACAACTGGACGCGTATGCGACCGGATTCGGCGACACGTTCCTCATACTGACGTTCATCGCGGTATTCGGCGCCGTTCTCGGCCTGATGCTTCGCCGTCCGGCGAAGGTCGAAGGCGCGGAGAACGCGCAGCCTGAAATGATGATGCACATGGGATAA
- the glsA gene encoding glutaminase A, whose amino-acid sequence MEASRAIAVEGQVASYIPELAKAPREALGITILSPDGEIVSAGETELLFTMQSISKVFTLMLAFMDNGEEGVFAKVGMEPTGDDFNSMLKLELVEPGKPFNPLINAGAIAISSLIHGSTPAAKVERILAFFGEVAGGAALSVNADVFRSESATAHRNRSLAYFLKDNEVLGEEIDVEEVLSVYFQHCAIEITCGQLARMALVLALGGADPVSGQQLIPRRYVQIAKAFMIMCGMYNASGEFAIKVGIPAKSGVSGGILALVPGRYGIGVIGPALGPKGNSTAGVHLLETMSASLDWSVF is encoded by the coding sequence GTGGAAGCAAGCCGGGCAATCGCAGTTGAAGGACAGGTCGCTTCCTATATACCGGAGCTGGCCAAAGCTCCGCGGGAAGCATTGGGAATTACGATCCTGAGCCCTGATGGAGAAATCGTCTCGGCCGGCGAAACGGAGCTTCTCTTCACCATGCAGAGCATCTCCAAAGTGTTCACGCTGATGCTCGCCTTCATGGACAACGGCGAGGAAGGCGTGTTCGCCAAAGTCGGCATGGAGCCGACCGGAGATGATTTCAACTCCATGTTGAAGCTGGAATTAGTGGAGCCCGGCAAGCCGTTCAACCCGCTGATCAACGCCGGAGCCATTGCGATCTCTTCCTTGATTCACGGCAGCACGCCGGCAGCCAAGGTCGAGCGCATCCTGGCGTTCTTCGGCGAAGTGGCCGGAGGAGCCGCCCTATCCGTGAATGCCGATGTCTTCCGTTCCGAATCGGCGACGGCGCATCGCAATCGGTCGCTTGCTTATTTTCTGAAAGACAACGAAGTGCTCGGCGAGGAAATCGACGTCGAGGAAGTCTTGAGCGTCTACTTCCAGCATTGCGCGATCGAGATTACATGCGGACAGCTTGCGCGCATGGCATTGGTGCTGGCACTCGGCGGCGCTGATCCCGTCAGCGGGCAGCAGTTGATTCCGCGGCGCTACGTGCAGATCGCCAAAGCCTTCATGATCATGTGCGGCATGTATAACGCTTCCGGAGAGTTCGCGATCAAAGTCGGCATTCCTGCGAAAAGCGGCGTGTCCGGCGGCATTCTCGCACTGGTGCCCGGCCGTTACGGCATCGGCGTCATCGGACCGGCACTCGGCCCGAAAGGCAACAGCACGGCCGGCGTCCATTTGCTCGAAACGATGTCCGCTTCGCTTGATTGGTCGGTCTTCTGA
- a CDS encoding tetratricopeptide repeat protein, producing the protein MFKVLLFFLLWRLTGSPILAVIVFLIILYVLERRYVGLTPSIVRPLRRMSTIKRLRQQIAMNPNDVPAKHELARLLIERKRYAEAKAWLMPLQDALENSAEFWDDLGACLLQLGELEAAEASIGNALSINPRVKYGTPYLRLASIYAKKDPQKAIGYLQAFRGIHSSSIEAYYKLAEIYTLLGQRDEAKRMFAECGTIYRSLPRYKKRQERKWALRAWLKGMRS; encoded by the coding sequence ATGTTCAAAGTATTGCTTTTCTTCCTTCTATGGCGGCTGACAGGAAGTCCGATACTTGCCGTTATCGTGTTTTTGATTATTTTATATGTCTTGGAACGGAGATATGTCGGCTTGACCCCGAGCATCGTGCGGCCGCTTCGGCGCATGAGCACGATCAAACGGCTGCGGCAGCAAATCGCGATGAACCCGAACGATGTTCCGGCCAAGCACGAGCTTGCCCGGCTGTTGATCGAACGCAAACGTTATGCGGAAGCGAAAGCATGGCTGATGCCGCTGCAGGACGCGCTCGAGAATTCGGCGGAGTTCTGGGACGATCTCGGCGCTTGTCTGCTGCAGCTGGGCGAATTGGAAGCGGCGGAAGCCTCGATCGGCAACGCGCTTTCCATTAACCCCCGGGTGAAATACGGTACGCCCTATCTCCGGCTTGCTTCCATCTATGCCAAGAAGGATCCGCAGAAGGCGATCGGCTATCTTCAGGCGTTCCGCGGCATTCATTCATCGTCGATCGAAGCTTATTATAAGCTTGCCGAAATTTACACGCTGCTCGGGCAGCGGGACGAAGCGAAGCGCATGTTTGCGGAGTGCGGCACGATCTACCGCTCGCTCCCGCGCTACAAGAAGCGCCAGGAACGCAAATGGGCGCTGCGCGCTTGGTTGAAAGGCATGCGTTCTTGA
- a CDS encoding sensor histidine kinase translates to MSRNAWLLIIVLIAVLLGVNNTVYYFTTKNSLEDGLRHELDSVAKQIAISIENSRNGSEIYQEEVGRELRAASVATQYALDSDVDKVSNDQLAELAKKLDLVDITLLKRTKDNIVLYKSSDPKEIGYKTDSWDPWYQAFNQLFDQKQVTIDWGQSLQNFWTGPFEFSSTETKSIQKWGYYFDGTTNYISDPYISYESRQLAFDNATGVNTLIQKTLDANSWLKEIAVINPETFPDGKAKTLNEKGEWVTHKTQNPIIEGAYTLKAATDTANVKLANKQGLKTYQDATIRGEHVIKLFIPVDVSTKVASMLDGEGEPIPRYVLTLVADYGTIQHTLNEQLINIALIIGIATLLSLVFLYWVVAAYRKSQDKLVRRAQETYLEEINGMFQSIRSQRHDFLNHVQTMNSLAKLGKTEELTAYAEELTGEIHQMNDIINIGNPAIAALIRSKMLQADTLKVEFTTVFNDMNKLELGIKSLDLTRLLGNLIDNAFDEVMTYEEGNRSVSIEAGQKDGYFQFMIRNTCSRAEALRDKPLFQAGFSTKGNGHSGLGLHIVKSIVDKYKGVITMSVDEPNSVTFMIKIPY, encoded by the coding sequence ATGTCTCGTAATGCCTGGCTGCTGATCATCGTTTTGATCGCCGTGCTTCTCGGCGTGAACAATACCGTATATTATTTTACGACGAAGAATTCGCTGGAAGACGGCCTCCGCCATGAGCTTGATTCAGTGGCGAAGCAAATTGCCATATCGATCGAAAATTCGCGCAACGGCTCGGAAATCTATCAAGAAGAAGTCGGACGCGAGCTTCGCGCTGCATCCGTCGCGACGCAGTACGCGCTCGACTCCGATGTGGATAAAGTCTCGAACGATCAGCTCGCGGAACTGGCGAAGAAGCTGGATCTCGTCGATATTACGCTGCTGAAGCGGACGAAAGACAATATCGTCTTGTACAAATCCTCCGACCCCAAGGAGATCGGATACAAAACGGACAGCTGGGATCCGTGGTACCAGGCGTTTAATCAGTTGTTCGACCAGAAACAAGTGACCATCGACTGGGGCCAGAGCCTCCAGAATTTTTGGACGGGACCGTTCGAATTCTCCTCGACGGAGACGAAATCGATTCAAAAATGGGGCTACTATTTCGACGGCACGACGAACTATATTTCCGACCCCTACATTAGTTACGAGAGCCGGCAGCTTGCATTCGATAACGCAACGGGCGTCAACACGCTGATCCAGAAGACGCTTGACGCTAATTCATGGCTGAAAGAAATCGCCGTCATTAACCCGGAGACGTTCCCGGATGGCAAAGCGAAGACGCTGAACGAAAAAGGCGAATGGGTCACGCACAAGACGCAAAACCCGATCATCGAAGGCGCCTACACGCTGAAGGCTGCAACCGATACCGCTAACGTGAAGCTGGCGAATAAGCAGGGTTTAAAGACATATCAAGACGCGACCATTCGCGGCGAGCATGTCATTAAGCTGTTTATCCCGGTCGATGTCAGCACGAAGGTGGCCAGCATGCTGGATGGCGAAGGCGAGCCGATCCCGCGGTACGTGCTCACGCTCGTCGCGGATTACGGAACGATCCAGCACACGCTGAACGAGCAGCTGATCAACATTGCGCTTATTATCGGAATCGCGACGCTGCTCAGCCTGGTCTTCCTCTACTGGGTCGTGGCGGCTTACCGCAAGTCGCAGGATAAGCTGGTCCGCAGGGCGCAGGAGACCTACCTGGAGGAGATTAACGGGATGTTCCAATCCATCCGGTCTCAGCGGCATGACTTCCTGAATCACGTGCAGACGATGAATTCGCTCGCGAAACTCGGCAAGACGGAAGAGCTGACCGCCTACGCGGAAGAGCTGACGGGCGAGATTCACCAGATGAACGATATTATCAATATCGGCAATCCTGCAATCGCGGCGCTGATTCGTTCCAAAATGCTGCAGGCGGACACGCTGAAGGTGGAGTTCACGACCGTATTCAACGACATGAACAAGCTGGAGCTCGGGATCAAGTCGCTCGACTTGACGCGCCTGCTCGGAAACCTGATCGATAATGCCTTCGACGAGGTCATGACCTACGAGGAAGGCAATCGCAGCGTGAGCATCGAGGCGGGGCAGAAAGACGGCTACTTCCAGTTCATGATCCGCAACACCTGCAGCCGCGCCGAAGCGCTCCGCGACAAGCCGTTGTTCCAAGCCGGCTTCTCGACGAAGGGCAACGGACATTCCGGTCTCGGCCTGCATATCGTGAAATCCATCGTCGACAAGTACAAAGGCGTCATTACGATGTCGGTCGACGAACCCAATTCCGTGACGTTTATGATTAAGATTCCGTATTAA